The sequence CGCATGATCACGGCGTCGTCCACGCACTTGCCGTCGTCGGAGAAGACCCGGACGCCGGCCGCGGAGTCGTGCATCGCGCCGAGCTCGGCGAGCTTCTTGCCCTCCAGGCCGACGGTGACCGCGCCGACGGGCTGGACGTCGCAGTAGCCGGACTCCTTGCCCAGCCGCCAGACCTGCTCGACGACGCCGGCGGTGTCCGCGACGGGGAAGGTGTTGGCCATGGCGTGTACGGCGGTGAAGCCGCCGACGGCGGCCGCCTTGGTGCCGGTCAGCACGGTCTCGGAGTCCTCGCGGCCCGGCTCGCGCAGATGGGTGTGCAGGTCGACCAGGCCCGGCAGCAGGACCTTGCCGCCGGCCTCGATGACCTGCGCGCCCTCGGCGCCGAGCCCGCTCCCGACCTCCGCGATGATCTCGCCGTCGATCAGCACGTCCTGCGGTTCGCCACCGAGGACCTTCGCGCCGCGAATCAGGGTCTTGCTCATGGTTACTTGCTCTCCTCGGTGCGAGTGCTGGTGCCGTTGCCGGCGGTCAGGGCGGGCTCGTTGCCGCCCAGAAGCAGATAGAGGACGGCCATCCGGATGCTGACGCCGTTGGCGACCTGTTCGACGGCGGTGCAGCGGGGCGAGTCGGCGACCTGGGCGGTGATCTCCATGCCGCGGTTCATCGGGCCGGGGTGCATCACGATCGCGTGCTCGGGCATCCGGGCCATCCGGTCGCCGTCGAGGCCGTAGCGCCGCGCGTACTCCCGCTCGGTCGGGAAGAACGCCGCGTTCATCCGCTCGCGCTGGACGCGCAGCATCATCACCGCGTCGGACTTGGCGAGGACGGCGTCGAGGTCGTAGGAGACCTCGCAGGGCCACTGCTCCGCCCCGATCGGTACCAGCGTCGGCGGCGCGACCAGGGTGACCTCGGCGCCGAGCGTGGTCAGCAGGTGGACGTTGGAGCGGGCGACCCGGCTGTGCAGGATGTCGCCGACGACGGTGATGCGGCGGCCGGCGAGGTCCTGGCCCAGTCCCGCGTCGGCGCCGACGAGCCGGCGGCGCATCGTGAAGGCGTCCAGCAGTGCCTGGGTGGGGTGTTCGTGGGTGCCGTCACCGGCGTTGACCACGGAGCCGCCGATCCAGCCGGAGGTCGCCAGGCGGTGCGGGGCGCCGGAGTCGTGGTGCCGGATGACGACGGCGTCCGCGCCCATCGCCTCCAGGGTGAGGGCGGTGTCCTTGAGCGACTCGCCCTTGGAGACCGACGACCCCTTTGCGGAGAAGTTGATGACATCGGCGGAGAGGCGCTTCGCCGCGGCCTCGAAGGAGATACGGGTGCGGGTCGAGTCCTCGAAGAAGAGGTTGACGACGGTGCGTCCGCGCAGGGTGGGGAGCTTCTTGATCGGCCGGTCGGCGACCCGGGCCATCTCCTCGGCGGTGTCGAGGATCAGGACGGCGTCGTCGCGCGTGAGATCGGCGGCCGAGATGAGGTGACGCTTCATCCGGTTTTCTCCGTGAGTGAAGGAGGTGTACGGGAATATCCGTCGAGCGGGCATGCCTGCGGACCCGGGGTCACCGGGTCCGTGCGCGGTGCGCTATCGCTCGCCGGCCGGGGCGGGGTGCTTCACGCCGAGCAGCACGGCGTCCCGGCCGTCCTCCTCGGTGAGCTGGACCTTGACCGTCTCCCGCAGCGACGTGGGGAGGTTCTTGCCTACGTAGTCGGCACGGATCGGCAGTTCGCGGTGGCCGCGGTCGACGAGGACCGCCAGCTGTACGGCGCGCGGCCGCCCGATGTCGCCCAGCGCGTCCAGCGCGGCGCGGATGGTGCGGCCGGAGAAGAGCACATCGTCGACGAGCAGGACTACGCGTCCTTCGATGCCGTCGGCGGGGATGTCCGTGCGGGCGAGCGTGCGGGCCGGGCCCAGGCGCAGGTCGTCGCGGTACATCGTGATGTCGAGCGAGCCGACCGGGACCGTGCGGCCGGTGATCTCTTCGAGCTTGGCGGCGAGCCGCCGGGCGAGGAAAACGCCACGGGTGGGGATCCCCAGGAGCACCACATCGTCCGCGCCCTTGGCGCGCTCGACGATCTCGTGGGCGATACGGGTGAGCATCCGCGCGATGTCCGGGCCTTCGAGCACCGGGCGTGCGGGGAGCCGATCCGTCGTGTCGGCACTGCTTGCGTCCATATGAAACGGACCTCCTTCTCCGCCTCACGGGACGGACCTTAAAGGACGTCGGAATTACGCAGCCCAGGCTATCAGGACCCCTCACCGGAGCGGTCCGCACCCCTGACGGGTGAGGGTCTGCCCCGTTCCGCTTGACGAAGTCAGATTACGCTGCGTAACCTCACAGTGAGTTACCAGCCCGCGGCGGAGCCGCATGTCGATACAGCCGTCTGGGGAGTTTTATGTCCAGCGAATACGCCAAACAGCTCGGGGCCAAGCTCCGCGCCATCCGCACCCAGCAGGGCCTTTCTCTCCACGGCGTCGAGGAGAAGTCCCAGGGCCGCTGGAAGGCCGTGGTGGTCGGTTCGTACGAGCGCGGCGACCGCGCCGTGACCGTGCAGCGCCTTGCCGAGCTGGCGGACTTCTACGGCGTTCCGGTGCAGGAACTGCTGCCGGGGACGACACCGGGCGGAGCGGCCGAGCCGCCGCCGAAGCTGGTGCTCGACCTGGAGCGCCTGGCCCATGTCCCGCAGGAGAAGGCCGGCCCGCTGCAGCGCTACGCCGCCACCATCCAGAGCCAGCGCGGTGACTACAACGGCAAGGTCCTCTCGATCCGCCAGGACGACCTGCGCACCCTCGCGGTCATCTACGACCAGTCGCCCTCGGTGCTGACCGAGCAGCTGATCAGCTGGGGCGTGCTGGACGCGGAAGCGCGCCGTGCCGTGCAGCACGACGAGATCTGATCCACCGCACCACCTGCAGAAACGTGCCGCCGCTCCGGGTCTCCGGGGCGGCGGTTTCTGCGTACCGGCGCACAGACGGCGCACACCGGCGGCGCACAATGCGCCAGGAGAGCCCCCGTACGGCGTTCTGCGGGCATGCGAAGGGCCCGGAGCACTGGCCTTCGCTCCGGGCCCGTTCACACGCTCTGCCGACCGCCTACTGCGCCTCGCGCCGCAGGCTCGGCTTCAGCTCCTTGAACCGGCCGAGGAGGCCGTTGACGAAAGCCGGGGAGTCGTCCGTGGAGAACTCCCTGGCGAGCTGCACGGCTTCGTCGATCGCCACCGCGTCCGGCGTCTCGTCCACCCACAGCAGTTCATGGGCGCCGAGCCGCACGATGCTGCGGTCGGCCGCCGGCATCCGGTCCAGGTCCCAGTCGACCGCGTAGGTGGAAATCAGCTCGTCGATCCGGGCGACATGGTCCGCGTACCCCTCGACCAACTGCAGGGTGTATTCGTTCACCGGCGGCTGCCGTGGGTCGGTCCGGGCGTGCCGCATCCAGTCCGCGAGCACGGACTGCACATCGGCACCGCGCTGGTCGGCCTCGAAGAGAATCTGGAAGGCGCGCTTACGGGCCTTGGTACGGGCAGCCACGGTTAGCTGTTCACCCGGCCGAGGTAGTCGCCGGTGCGGGTGTCGACCTTGATCTTCTCGCCCTCGGTGATGAAGAGCGGCACCTGGATCTCGTAGCCGGTCTCCAGCGTGGCGGGCTTGGAGCCGCCGGTGGAGCGGTCGCCCTGGACGCCGGGCTCGGTGTGCTGGATGACGAGCTCGACGGCAGCCGGCAGCTCGACGTAGAGCACCTCGCCCTCGTGCTGCGCCACGACGGCCTCGAAGCCCTCGAGGAGGAAGTTCGCGGCGTCACCGACGGCCTTGCGGTCGACCATCAGCTGGTCGTAGGTGTCCATGTCCATGAAGACGAAGTACTCGCCGTCCATGTACGAGAACTGCATCCCGCGCTTGTCGACAGTGGCCGTCTCGACCTTCACGCCGGCGTTGAAGGTCTTGTCCACCACCTTGCCGGAGAGCACGTTCTTCAGCTTGGTGCGGACGAAGGCCGGGCCCTTACCGGGCTTGACGTGCTGGAACTCGACGACGGACCAGAGCTGGCCCCCTTCGAGCTTGAGCACCAGGCCGTTCTTGAGGTCGTTCGTGGAAGCCACGGTTGCGGAATCTCCTGGACTGCAGGTTGTGGGTACCTCGGAGCCGTACGCCGCAAGCCGTGGGGCTCACAGCGCGAGCAGCTCCTTGGTCGTGATCGTGAGTAGCTCGGGCCCGCCGTCCGCCTCGGGGCGGACGACGAGTGTGTCGTCGATCCGGACACCCCCGCGGCCCGGGATGTGAACCCCCGGCTCGACGGTGACCGGCACGCAAGCGTCCAGTTTACCCATGGCGGCAGGGGACAATTGAGGGTCCTCGTCGATTTCGAGCCCCACACCGTGCCCGGTCCATGCTCCCAGCCGCTCCCCGTACCCCGCGGCGTCCAGCACATGGCGGGTCACCCGGTCCACCTCGCGGCACTCCACATCCGGCGCAAGCGCCTCGCGCCCGGCCCGCTGGGCTGCGAAAACGAGATCGTACAGCTCGATCTGCCAGTCCGAGGGCGTGGTGCCGATGACGAAGGTCCGGCCGATCTCACAGCGGTATCCGCGGTAACTGGCGCCCAGGCAGAGGCTGAGGAAGTCACCCTCCTCGACCCGCCGGTCGGTGGGCAGATGCCCGGGGCGGCCGGCGTTCGGGCCGGTCGCGACGGACGTGGGGAAGGCCGGGCCGTCCGCGCCGTGGTCCACCAGCCGGCGTTCCAGTTCCAGTGCCAGATGCCGCTCGGTGCGGCCGACCAGGATCGATTCCAGGAGTTCCCCCAGGGCCTGGTCGGTGATCTCCGCGGCGATCCGCAGACAGGCGATCTCGTCGTCGTCCTTCACCAGCCGCTGCGCCTCGACCGCGCAGGCCAGGTCGGTCAGCCGCAGCCGGGGCGCGACCTGCGAGAGCGCACGGTGCCGGGTGACGGTGAGGTGGTGCTCCTCGACGGCCAGGGTGTCCGCGCCGGCCGTCGCGGCGAGGTCGGCGCCGGCCACGACCGGGTCGCCGCCACGGGTCGGCAGCACCGACACCCGTACGTCATCGGCCGGCCGGCCCTCGGCGGGATCACCGCTCAGCGGCATGCCGCACAGCAGCACCTCGTCGGCCGGGGCGAGCAGCAGCGCGGCGCCGGGCGGCGCGCAGCCGGTGAGGTAGCGGACGTTCGCGGGGCGCGAGATCAGTGCGGCGGCACTTCCGGCCCCGGCTACGCGGTCGCGCAGCCGCGTGCGCCGGGCCGCGTACAACTCGGACATATCACGAGCGTACGGCGGCTCCTCCGGGGCGGCCGGTCGAGCGGGGCCGCCCGGGGGACCGGGCTGCCGCGGCCGTTACCAGCTCGGCGGGCTGGCGATGCTGCGGGCGACGACGTCGTCCAGCACCCGCACCGTCGTGGCGACGTCGTGCTGGGAGTTGTCGATGATCGGCAGGCCGGAGCCGTACCAGCCGGCCATCCGCCCGTGGATCCTCGCCACCTCTTCGTCGGACAGCCGGCGGTTGCCGCTGCGCCGGGCGTTGCGCTCCAGGACGATCTCCAGGCCGGGCAGCAGCACGATCGGCAGCAGGCCGGGGCCCACGTGACGCTTCCAGCCGCCCAGACCGATGACCGGCCGGTCGGGGAAGACGGCGTCGTCGAGGATGCAGGAGATGCCGTTGGCAAGGAAGTTGCGGGCCGCGAAGCCGCAGGTGCGGCGGGCGAGGCGGTACTGCGCCTCGGAGTGGTCGTTCCAGCCGGCCTGCGGGTCGGCGAAGCCGGACCGGACCCATTCGCGGACGTCGTCGAGGCTGATGTGCGCGGTCGGCACCCGGCGGGTGTCGGCCCAGTGGCGCGCCACGCTGGTCTTCCCGGCCCCGGCCGGGCCGATGAGCAGCACCGCGACGGCCGCATGCGCGGCGTCCGGCGCCGTGGTGTCGGTGGGCGGGCTGGGCAGCGGCACCGGGGCGCCGGGGGGCAGCTGGACATGGCCGGTGATGTCCGTGCTGTGCGGCACGGGCGGGGCCTGCTGGGGCACGGGCCCGTGCCCGCCCTGGCCGGAGGCCGGCTGCTGCGCGGGCGGCGGCGGAGCGGCCGGGGCCGGCGGCGAGGCGGGCGGGGTGTGCTGTCCCGGGTGGGGCGTCCAGTTCATGGCGGCGCCGGGTGATGCCTGCCCGTGGGGCGGTGGCAGCGGAGCCCCCACTGCGTAGTGCATCCGGTGGCTCTCCGTCTCGTGCGGTCGACTCGTGCGGTCGATGTGGTGCGGTGCTCCTCCGGCTCGCGCCGGGTCGGGTGCCCCAGGCGCGCCCGGGGCTCGGCTGCCCGGTGCGCCCGACGGCAACCCGGCGGCCCCAAGGGGCCGTTGTGCCCCACGGCCGTCGGCGTGGGCGGGTGCTGCTGCGAACGGTACCCTCCCGGATGCGGAAGGGGCGCCCGCTGCCCCGGGCGCTCGGTGCGGGAACGGCCGGGGGCGGGACAAGGTGCCCGAGGGGCGTCAGCCGTTCAGTTCCTCGGCCAGCGCACGGAGCGCGAGACGGTAGGAGCCGATGCCGAAGCCGGCGACCGTGCCGCTGGCGACGGCCGCGAGGACCGAGTTGTGGCGGAACTCCTCGCGCGCGTACGGGTTCGAGATGTGCACCTCGATCAGCGGGGCGGTGCGCTGGGCGGCCGCGTCCCGCATGCCGTACGAATAGTGCGTGAAGGCACCGGGGTTGATGACGACCGGGAGGGATCCGTCGGCGGCCTCGTGCAGCCAGCGGATCATCTCGCCCTCGTCGTTGGTCTCCCGGACCTCGGCCTCGAAGCCCAGCTCCTTGCCGAGCCGGGCACACTCCGCGACCAGTCCGGCGTAGGAGGTGGCGCCGTAGACCTCGGGCTCACGGGAGCCCAGCCGCCCGAGGTTGGGCCCGTTGAGGACGAGCACCCGACGGGTCATGCCGCGATCTCCGCGTGGGCGGCGAGCAGCATCGCCGGGTCCGGGCCCTCCAGGACGGTCGGCTTGGCGAGGCCGTCCAGGACGATGAAGCGCAGCCGGTCGCCGCGGGACTTCTTGTCGACCTTCATCGTCTCCAGCAGCTTGGGCCACTGGTCGCCGCGGTAGGTCAGCGGCAGCCCGACGGACTCCAGCACGGAGCGGTGCCGGTCGGCGGTGGCGTCGTCCAGGCGGCCGGCGATCCGGCCGAGCTCGGCGGCGAAGACCATGCCGACGGAGACGGCCGCGCCGTGCCGCCAGTTGTAGCGCTCGTTCTTCTCGATGGCGTGCGCGAGGGTGTGGCCGTAGTTGAGGATTTCGCGCAGGCCGGACTCCTTGAGGTCCGCGGAGACGACCTCGGCCTTGACCCGGATGGCCCGCTCGATCAGCTCGGCGGTGTGCGCACCGTCCGGGCGCTTGGCGGCCTCCGGGTCCGACTCGATCAGTTCGAGGATCGCCGGGTCGGCGATGAAGCCGGCCTTGATGACCTCGGCCAGACCGGAGACGTAGTCGTTGACCGGCAGCGAGTCCAGCGCGGCCAGGTCACAGAGCACCCCGGCCGGCGGGTGGAAGGCGCCGACGAGGTTCTTGCCCTCGGCGGTGTTGATGCCGGTCTTGCCGCCGACCGCCGCGTCCACCATGCCCAGCACGGTCGTCGGCACCGCGATCCAGCGCACCCCGCGCAGCCAGGTCGCGGCGACGAAGCCGGCCAGGTCGGTGGTGGCGCCGCCGCCGACGCCGACGATCACATCGCTGCGGGTGAAGCCGGACTGGCCGAGCGCCTTCCAGCAGTACGCCGCGACCTCGGCGGTCTTGGACTCCTCGGCGTTCGGCAGCTGGATGGCGACGGCCTCGTAGCCCTGGGAGGCCAGGTCCTCGCGCAGCGCCTCGCCGGTGGCGGCCAGCGCCTCGGGGTGCAGCACCGCCACCCGCCCGCCCGTCGCCCGCCGCCGCCCCGAGTCGAGGCGCTCCGCGCCACTGTGACTCCCACCACCGATCAGGCCCGCGAGTTCGCCGAGCAGCTGCCGCCCGACAAGCACCTCGTACGGGTCGGTGCCCGCCGTGCCGCCGACCTGGATACGGGTGGCCTGCTCCGTCATGCCTGTTCCTCCCTGTGGGCGGCCCGCGGGCGGTGTCCCGCGGCCGGCCGTAGCTCCAAAGCGTCCAGGATCGCCTCGGCGACCTGCTCGGGGGTGCGCTCCCCCGTTTCGATCACGGCGCGCGCGGCCGCGGTGTACAGCGGGCGGCGGTGCTCCATCAGCTCGCGCCACTGCTTGCGCGGGTTGACGGCCAGCAGCGGGCGGGGCGCGTCCAGGCCCACCCGCTTGACGGCGTCGGCGAGTTGTACGTCCAGGAAGACCACCGGCAGCCCGGTCAGCAGCGTGCGGGTGCCGTCGTCCAGGATCGCGCCGCCGCCGAGCGAGAGCACCCCGGGGTGGCTCTCCAGCGCCTCGCGCACCGCCGTCCGCTCCAGCCCGCGGAAGTACGGCTCGCCCTCGTCGATGAAGATCTCGGCGACCGGCCGGCCGGCCGTGGCCACGATGTCGGCGTCGGTGTCCCGGTAGCCGACGCCCAGCCGCTCGGCCAGCAACGCGCCCACCGTCGACTTGCCGGCCCCGGGCGGGCCGATCAGCACGACGACCGGCGACGTCATCGGATCGCCAGGTGATCGAGGTAGGTCTGCACATTGCGGCGGGTCTCCGGCACGCTGTCGCCGCCGAACTTCTCCACCACCGCGTCCGCCAGGACCAGGGCCACCATCGCCTCGGCGACGATGCCCGCGGCCGGCACGGCGCAGACGTCCGAGCGCTGGTGGTGCGCCTTGGCCGCCTCACCGGTGCTCACATCGATGGTCGCCAGCGCCTTCGGCACCGTCGCGATCGGCTTCATCGCGGCACGCACCCGCAGCAGCTCGCCGGTGGTCAGCCCGCCCTCGGTGCCGCCGGAGCGGCCCGAGCTGCGCTTGATGCCGTCGTCGGTCGAGACGATCTCGTCATGGGCCTTCGAGCCGGGCACCCGCGCCAGGTCGAAGCCATCGCCGACCTCGACGCCCTTGATCGCCTGGATGCCCATGAGGGCGGCGGCCAGCCGGGCGTCCAGGCGCCGGTCCCAATGGACGTGTGAGCCCAGGCCCACCGGCACGCCGTACGACAGCACCTCGACCACGCCGCCGAGGGTGTCGCCGTCCTTGTGGGCCTGGTCGATCTCGGCGACCATCGCCTTGCTCGCGTCCGCGTCCAGGCAGCGCACCGGGTCGGCGTCCAGCCGCTCGACATCGGAGGGCTTCGGGTAGACCCCGTACGGGGCCTTGGCCGCGCCCAGCTCGACGACGTGCGAGACGATCTCGATACCGGCCGTCTCCTTGAGGAAGGAGCGGGCCACCGCGCCCAGGGCGACCCGGGCGGCGGTCTCGCGGGCGGAGGCGCGCTCCAGGATCGGGCGGGCCTCGTCGAAGCCGTACTTCTGCATACCGGCGAGGTCGGCGTGGCCGGGGCGGGGACGGGTCAGCGGCGCGTTACGGGCGAGTGCGGCCAGCTCCTCCGGGTCCACCGGGTCGGCCGCCATCACCTGCTCCCACTTGGGCCACTCGGTGTTGCCGACCATCACGGCCACCGGCGAGCCCAGCGACAGGCCGTGCCGCACCCCGCCCAGGAACGTGATCTCGTCCTGCTCGAACTTCATCCGGGCACCGCGGCCATAGCCGAGCCGGCGCCGGGCCAGGGCGTCCGCCACCAGTTCCGTGGTGATCGGGACTCCGGCCGGAAGGCCTTCCAGCGTCGCCACGAGTGCGGGGCCGTGCGACTCCCCCGCCGTCAGCCAGCGCAACCTGCTCAACGGTGCTCCTCATGTACTGCTCATCCGCGTACGGTCTTCCCCCGATCCTCCCACGTCGCGCGCGAGGGGCGGCGCCCAGTCCAGGGGGCGGACCGGGCGCGGGCGGACAGGCCGGACGGACCGGGCGGGGCCGGACGGTCAGCGGGCGGCGAGCGCCGCCTCTCCGGCCTTGCGCATCGCGACCAGGGGTGCCGGGGACCGCCCCGTCATCTGCTCCACCTGCAGTACGGCCTGGTGGACCAGCAGGTCGAGGCCGCCCACCACCCCGCCGCCGCGGGCGGCCCAGGCGGTGGCCAGCGTCGTCGGCCAGGGCTCGTAGAGGACGTCGAAGAGCGTGCCGGGCCGGTCGGGGACGGCGGCGGCGAGCGCGTCGGTGGTGCCCGCCGGGGTGGTCGCGATGGTCAGCGGCGCCTCGAAGGCCGCCGCGGCGTCCTCCCAGGCGGCGGTGCGGACCATGACGCCCAGCCGCTCGCCCCAGCCGCGCATCTCGTCGGCGCGTGCCCGGCTGCGGACGTATGCGGTGACCTCACCGGTGCAGATGCGGGAGAGCGCGGCCAGCGCCGAGGAGGCGGTGGCGCCGGCGCCCAGCACCGACGCCCGCCCGACCTGCCGCACTCCGCGTTCGCGCAGCGCGGCGAGCATGCCGGGGATGTCGGTGTTGTCGCCGAGGCGGCGCCCGTCGGCGGCGAGGACGACGGTGTTCACCGCCTCGACCGAGGACGCCGTGGGGCTGATCTCGTCGAGCAGCGGGATCACCGCCCGCTTGAGCGGCATGGTCAGCGACAGGCCCGCCCAGGTGGCGTCCAGGCGCTCCATGAAGGCGGGCAGCGCCGCTTCGTCGACCTCGTGGCGGTCGTAGGTCCAGTCGCTCAGCCCGAGTTCCCGGTAGGCGGCGCGGTGCAGCACCGGCGAGAGGGAATGGGCAATCGGGGATCCGAGCACCGCGGCTCGACGGGTGGCGCTCATTGCTTGTTTTTCTCTTGTTCCTTTTCGTAGATGCGCCGGTTTCGCTCGTGCTCTTCGTTCGTCTCGGCGAACAGCGTCTTTTCCGGGTTGATCGAGACGAAGTAGTACCAATTGCCCTTGGCCGGGGCGATGGCCGACTTGAGCGCCACTTCACCCGGGTTGCCGATCGGGCCCGGCGGCAGTCCCTTGAACTTGTAGGTGTTGTAGGGATCGTTGAAATTGCGCAGGTTGTCGACGGAGCCGGTGTCCAGCGTGCTCTGGGATTTCGCGTAATTCACCGTCGAGTCGAAGTCCAGCAGGCCGTACGTCTCGGTGTTGTTCGGCTTGAGACGGTTGTAGACGACGCGCGCGACCTTGACGAAGTCATGCTTGTACTTGCCTTCGGCCTGCGTGAGGCTCGCGACGGTCAGCAGCTGCATCGGCGAGTCGAGCTTGAGCGAGCGGGCCTTTCCTTCCAGGTCGTACTTCGTGTAGACCTGGTTCGCCCGCGCCACCATCTGCTTGAGGACCTCGGCCGGTTTCGTCTTTCCGCCGACGCTGTAGGTCGACGGGTAGAGGAATCCCTCCAGCGGGTCCTTTATCTTCGGCGAGTTGTTGGCCCACGACGGCAGCCCGAGGCTCTTGACGTCGCTCTTCGCCACGTCCTTGGTCGTGCCTGCCTTGATGCGCAGCTTTTGGTCGATGAGTTTGTAGACGTCGCCGGCCCGGAGCCCTTCACGGATCGTGAGGCCGTTACGGCTCTTGGGATCGAGCATCATCTCGATGGCCGCGGCGCCCGACATCTGCTTGCGCAGGGTGTACGTCCCCGGCTGCAGGCTCTTCGCCTTCTGGTTCTCGTCGGCCGCCTCGGTAAAGGCACCGGGGCT is a genomic window of Streptomyces sp. Edi2 containing:
- the mltG gene encoding endolytic transglycosylase MltG gives rise to the protein MTEYGRGYGSEPWHPEDPLYGEQGASRGQAQQPPWDGQQAARYPQQHADPYAEHPYAEQQYNGGWDGTQGGQLPYDPYDPYGQQPPVDPYSGTSPDYYATPDAYPPPQPQHLQQQAQQQQAQQQQMQQQQMQQQQYQQAPHPQQQSPQHPQQPEPQPHYGEGDGPGDDWRAEPEPREPEPEHAFFAGGDDDHDDDPRETRRADRERRGKKNKRRSGTACLVVALVFAGAVGAVGYFGYDFFMAHFGSAPDYEGEGSGEIQVDIPDGSPLSEMGQILQREGVIKSPGAFTEAADENQKAKSLQPGTYTLRKQMSGAAAIEMMLDPKSRNGLTIREGLRAGDVYKLIDQKLRIKAGTTKDVAKSDVKSLGLPSWANNSPKIKDPLEGFLYPSTYSVGGKTKPAEVLKQMVARANQVYTKYDLEGKARSLKLDSPMQLLTVASLTQAEGKYKHDFVKVARVVYNRLKPNNTETYGLLDFDSTVNYAKSQSTLDTGSVDNLRNFNDPYNTYKFKGLPPGPIGNPGEVALKSAIAPAKGNWYYFVSINPEKTLFAETNEEHERNRRIYEKEQEKNKQ